A DNA window from Gasterosteus aculeatus chromosome 16, fGasAcu3.hap1.1, whole genome shotgun sequence contains the following coding sequences:
- the dnajb11 gene encoding dnaJ homolog subfamily B member 11: MATKGMNLCNVCCLLLYVVTAVLAGRDFYEILGVTKSATIRDIKKAYRKLALQLHPDRNQDDPKAQDKFADLGAAYEVLSDEEKRKQYDAYGEDGLKEGHHGSHNDIFSSFFGDFGFMFGGNRQQQDKNIPRGNDIILDLEVMLEEVYSGNFVEVVRNKPIAKEAPGKRKCNCRQEMRTTQLGPGRFQMTQEMVCDECPNVKLVNEERTLEVEIEQGVRDEMEYPFIGEGEPHVDGEPGDLRFRIKVLKHPVFERRGDDLYTNVTISLVEALVGFEMDIEHLDGHKVHIVRDKITKPGARMWKKGEGLPNFDNINIRGSLIITFDVEFPQTQLDEQQKDGIRSLLKQGSVQKVYNGLQGY; this comes from the exons ATGGCGACCAAAGGGATGAACCTGTGCAATGTGTGCTGCCTGCTCCTTTACGTTGTCACGGCGGTGCTGGCGGG ACGAGATTTCTATGAGATCTTGGGGGTGACCAAGAGTGCAACGATCAGGGACATCAAGAAGGCCTACAGAAAGCTGGCTCTCCAGCTGCACCCCGACAGAAACCAAGACGACCCGAAAGCTCAGGATAAATTCGCGGACTTGGGTGCAGCTTATGAG GTGCTCTCGgacgaggagaaaaggaaacagtACGACGCGTACGGAGAAGATGGACTCAAAGAGGGTCACCACGGTTCACACAACGATATCTTCTCCAG cttctttgGTGACTTTGGTTTCATGTTTGGAGGAAATCGACAGCAACAGGATAAGAACATCCCCAGAGGAAATGACATCATACTTGACCTGGAGGTCATGCTTGAAGAGGTGTACTCTGGGAACTTTGTCGAG GTTGTACGTAACAAGCCGATAGCCAAAGAAGCGCCCGGCAAGCGGAAGTGCAACTGCAGGCAGGAGATGAGGACGACGCAGCTGGGACCCGGACGCTTCCAGATGACTCAGGAGATGGTGTGCGACGAGTGTCCCAATGTGAA GCTGGTAAATGAAGAGAGAACCTTGGAGGTTGAAATTGAACAAGGCGTCAGAGATGAAATGGAGTACCCCTTCATTGGGGAAG GAGAACCTCACGTCGACGGCGAACCTGGAGATCTGCGTTTCCGTATCAAAGTGCTAAA ACATCCTGTGTTTGAACGCAGAGGGGACGACCTGTACACAAACGTCACCATCTCCCTGGTGGAGGCGCTGGTCGGCTTTGAGATGGACATCGAACATTTGGACGGACACAAG GTCCACATCGTGAGGGATAAGATCACCAAGCCCGGAGCTCGCATGTGGAAGAAGGGAGAGGGCCTGCCCAACTTTGACAACATCAACATCCGCGGCTCACTCATCATCACCTTCGACGTGGAGTTTCCTCAGACGCAGCTCGACGAACAGCAGAAGGATG GTATCCGGAGTCTTCTGAAGCAGGGCTCTGTACAGAAGGTCTATAACGGACTCCAAGGatactag